ataaaaattacaatgatcaactcaaatatttgtttctaattgaacagaaatttctattaacttgtaagaactgtgtagaacatgaatcagtctgtgtcagatcctgaatttgaaatttccactggGTAAGAGgtgagtggaaccaagatctaggacatttcctttttgaagtttgcaaagactgctaaattttgccaatggtagttcactctttgcaacatagtacgctgttctaaacagctttttcaggacttcttgttgtgcttggtttatttttagtatgttttttgcaattggtgtttgttctgggaaagatactgCAGATTGAGCAAtgatgcatttcttgcatttctcatgggttctgatggggtctttcttaaaattagtggtcccagtaacaaaggcgcttgtcgattcagaaatcgagggaaactcacgacacacccggcagaacattatgttatttagctTACCATATTCCaaccacagaaattcttttgtccatgaaaccaaaaaagctgcgctttctttttgcctcatagtctgatttgtcataacttttccgttttgtggtaggcttttctttggctgtcccctcttcaccctgacctgtcttatttggctctgcagaactaaaatacctgcGTAAATCCATCTGCTTTTACATacgtacttacataacggtcagtgattctctgcgcaatcaacctctatgacatgtttaagcttgctgcaggagatttcacttgtcacgtttgaatagtaagataacgattgataagacgatgccagaggaattggtgcgcaattaatctgTGACTCACCAATACTGctgttgggtctaaactcagaccccgctgaTCTAGGGACTTATTCCcgtgaaggaaaaacacaagGCAACAGCGGTCGATCGATTTTACTTGCACAAGGGAGGCCCCAGTCGGTGTCTCAGGATTCCGTTCGTTGCCTTTTTATTGACAAACTGTTACAATACACATCACAGCAAAAGCACCTCCCACCGTAAACCCCCCCTTGGTTACTAAGACAaggcactatgtgtgtgtgtatgtgtaagcacgtgtatgcatgtgcaagaacgtgtgtgtgtgtgtgtgtgtaagcatgtGCAagaacttgtgtgtgtgtgtgtgtatgtgagaatgtgtgtgtgtgtgtgtgggggggggggggtgcgtttgtgtgacctcctgatCACAACTGTTTCTAACAACATCCTTGGTTATAAAGGGGGTAATCTCCCCCACACCCAATATATGTTTCAATTCCTGTATTGGTTCACCATACacaacacagtgaagccataaAAAGGGCAGGAAGGTtaccaaacatcaaacaaacCTTCACATGGGATGTGCTTGTGATAAAACACCACAGCCTCCCCCCAGAACCTCGAGAGGCTGGGGAGGGGGACAAAGGAATGCCTTGATCACAGAGTTTGAAACAATGTAGAGGTGGTAAGCAAAAAAATGACAAGATTCAACAATTCACTTTAACAACTGCCGCTCTCTAAACACAGTTCACgtgatcgcaaagtgaaagcaagaagcgcaaattcaaacgcgatttcaatatgtcacatactGACAGTGGTTCATCGATGtcaatgacataattacccagctacatttgcgaaagaatgCAAACGCATTGACACATATtgttccttcctatgatagcctgacgggcagggctgagatggattttggtagcccgactggaaaaattgctagccccgggacgttgGGCTAGCGATTTTGTGAGCCCTGCAttgcacaaaaagttggacttctggacatgctaaaggaaggtagaagttacaGTATTCTTCGGATTaacaccggattataaggtgcattaagcgaaacaaaacagtcagataagtcaaactttactcaatgcattcttcttgcttcctctatttccgtaccattgattcattaatgttgaattctcttgcagctgctctattcccatgttctgcacttgaaaacagggtttgatcttttttcattctataatactggacttatttttctatgaaggtttgaactttgagtgtttaaacaaaagagaaaagtacgaaaatgttcatgcctgtctgagaaaactgtctaaagtgtggtgaggggttttacagccttaaaacatctataacaaaagcagtgtgtttatttacagtgcagtaAATAAGTTGGCTACTTCGTGGATTTCACCTATTgcaggttatttttagaacgtaactcccacgataaacgagggaccactgtactcCATCCTCTCATTTAAGTCATTATTTCATAAAGTTAGTAAACATAATAACAAGCGTTATAATTAACATGTAAGAAACCAACACAACACCAATTATTGGGTGATGTAATCTGAAgtctgcatttattttaaatacacttatttcAGATATTGCCCCATAAACACTGTATTCAATGTTACACTAACACCAGCAGGGGGCTCCCTGTGACACAACATCCAGTGACATTGAAAAGGAAGGATATTGGCTCCTCTGAAGGATGCTGTCAGCTTATCCGGTATTTTTAGGGGAAAGGGCTGGATTGGTTTGAATAACTGCATATAACTgctcaacaaagaaaacacagaacaaTGAACAGTACATGCTGCAGAGACCTTGATTACTGATGGACACATTTTGGATTTCCCTCCCCTCCCCTATCACTGCAGGCAAAGTAGGATTATTGACTTACAGTTGCAAACCTCTGCCAGTGAGTCAAGTTGGAGTTTCATTCCTCAgtgtcaaaaagaaaaatgtgcagataattaataaaaataggaGATATAATGAGCATCCAGCTGTGCCACATGCTGAACAAACTTTGCATATTAAACACAACTAACAGCAAATCAAGTTTTCTTGTATCACATATATTcatgatatatatatagtcaAAACTACCCTATTAAGACTTAAGACTTTGCATCCATCACGTCCTCTGAAGTGTTTGACTTGGGGTTACTGTGCTCACGGAGACCTCAGTTGctgaaaacatgcaaaaatacatgtggttatttagttttttcatacacattgtAGTGTAAAGGTCTGTCTCTATTTTGGTGGAATTTCAGTTAATAAAGTCTGCAACAAGATCAGCTGTGGTCAAGCTATTTTAATTACTGCATGCACGAGAGctaacacacatcaaacatcacagtttTACACTCATGAGAGCTCTGAAACAGAAGTGGTGCTCCCACTCCTTTATGCATTCCAAGGAAGAGGGAGGAGGTCACATACTGATCAAACCACACATCACGAGGCTCGCTATGACCTAATGGAGCAATGGATaggctgttttttcccccttggcGTTATCAGCACTTGCAAAGGGAGCTTTCTTCTCCAACTATTGAGGCTGAAATAAGTTCTTCTAGTTTTAGAAACGTCCACTGAACAGTCTATTACAGTGTCACAACTAAGCATATGCATAAGAACTTAAACACTTTAAATGAGatgaataaaacatttcttttacactatattctaaggagcttggaaagaaaaagcgtctggacttctttaggttgcttgaagacgtttcacctctcatccgagaagcttcaaATGgtggtcagatggcccagggtgtgagtgggccatctgacctcaggaaatcacatgatagggtggggccaggtttcacaatgagctcacccgaaaccctggctgacagtgacccacacccattttcacaccttggctcatgtgattaggtagaggatcatcagtgggtccttttgtccctctttcgggggacactcccacggggtttaaatctgggactctccaccatttgaccctagaactgaagaagcttctcagatgagaggtgaaacgtcttcaagtaacctaaagaagtccagacgctttttctttccaagctccttagactatgatgacctggatgactgagaaccttcacagacatattacACTATATATGACTTTACCTTAAACCCAGGAAGATTATAAGTTGTTTGTAGAACTTATAAACAACAAATAACTAAAACACTCATCAGTAGCAGCACTGAGGGTGCAACGTGAACCACACAGAGTGCTGaatctgaaaaacagaaaccaaaacagaacACAATAAAAGTGCACACTTCCTCAAAAAATGGACATAACAAACTTTCATGGACATAACAGCAGAACATGCGGGCTTAAATAATAGTTTTTTgaccagttttgtttttattaatatttgtttttgtttgcttgttttttgttgcatttCAACTTAACTGTTGGTCACTGATGCAGACACCCACAACTGTTTTGACATATTGGCCAAATGTTTATTCTAACTCATATTGTGGAAATATACTTGTTCTAACAACACTTATAACAACACATATACTGTATCTGTAACAGCTTTACCTGGGATTTGTGTTCTCTGAGTTTCTGCTGTGGTACCAAGACTTACATTGCTTGTGCAGTGCAGACAGACTGTGAGACAAAGTGACATTTGTTACTCTTACCAATCATATATAGAAGAAAGAGTTATAGCACAAACCTGTGACTAAGTTTGAGGAACAATTAAATATCTTGTTCAGTTCATTTGTAGCTGGTGATGGTCTTTCACGGTCTTTCTTGCAATAACCCAACCAGAGTATTTGCAGAAGATGATATTACAGATATTCTTAGTAAACTCTCTGCAGTATTATTATCAGTTGGGCAAGTATATGTACAACACACAGTTCCAGCCTGGGcacattgctgttttctttgagcTGCTAGATTTAGTTGCTCTAGATACTTCAGTAGTAGTTATTTTATGGGATTTTGGTTCAGgagaagtgtgtgtgcatgtgtatgctTGAGTCTTCACTTGCCCGTCCAGCCAAGGTTGTTTTGCTTGCTCCTGGTGCCTCTATCTGTGGCCATTTTGTTACAGTTGCTATGTTAACGCAAATAGCATGGAGCTTAATCTGTTGACAAGATAGAGGTCTATATTTGGAATATCTGCAAATACGGAGCAAGTACCCTTGACTTACGTGCAATTTGCAGGCAGCAAGTCAGGAATTTTGCAGGAAACTGTGAAACAATTACACTGTAAGACCTTCCACTAAGGCACAAGTATGCTGTACTTACATGCAATTAACAGgcaaaaagtaaagtttttGCAGGAAACAATTACAATGTAACATCCACAATTAAGACGCGAAAGTACAGGGTGCGTACTTGCCACAACAACTTATGGCCATTTATGGGTTTGTTTAGTCAAAGTTTTATTACAAATACAAACATTGACTGTATGGTGTAAGTTAGAGTATAACTACTTAGAGGGGAAAAATGGTTTTGTGGTCCACCTGTGGTAAATGAGGATCTCAGTAGTTCTATTTTTTGTGCAGCTGGTTTTTGTGCTTAGGATGAACATCATGCTAACAGTTATAGTGAAACTAAAAATTCACTCTTCAGACAAGTGAACTGACATAAAACAAAGACATTGCTTAAAATCTATAGACTGTATTATCGTAAGCAAAAGTCTCCAGCATACCTGACAGCTCAATCTTGGTGTAGTTTCCAAATCTCCACTGTGAGTCTGACCCACACCAGTATGTCCCACCATCAGCTGCTTCCAGTTTTGTGATCCTCACGATAAAAGAGCTGGAAGCAGCATCATCTTGCAGTGTGAACCTGCTTTGACTCGCCACCATGTCTGAGCAATTGTTGCGGTGGTCTCCCTTACAGAGGAACTTCCTGTTATCCCAGTGTTGTGGAGGATAAGGACACTGCAAAGTTAGTGGATGTCCTGCGGTACCATTTATTTTAGTTGATTTGACACAGCACCACTCTGTCAGATTGAAAGAGAAATGTTATTTCAGAATAATCAAATATTTAAGTTTTTTAGACCCTTCTTGGCGCTGGTGTAAAGAGCTATTACTATGATTTTTTACCTTCAACTTCCAGCTCAACAGCAGAGAAAACATCCAACTCAGAGTTTCTTTGGACACCACAGAGGTATGATCCTGAATCATTACGAGTCAAACTGTTAATGGTCACTGTGAATGTTCCTGACACTTTGTCATCATCAAGTCTGAATCGTGCATTTTgtttggtgtcagaggtgatcAGTGCCTGCTGCAGACATGTGGAGGGCCGATTTCCTCTGCAGATGTACTTCAGGCTGTTCTGGTACTGAGACTCATACCGACAACTGACAGACTCAGAGTGTCCCTCATAACTTTGAACTTTGGTCACAGTGTCACAGCAGCTGTCTGTCAAGAAGGTAAACAACACCAAAAAATATGTTACAGCCACAAAACTATTACATATAAGACttaagtggggttttttttttcaagttaaAGTGCAGTTTAACGGAATGTCAATTTTGCAGCAAAAATTCCAGATTCCAGTCATGTACTCACGTACCACTGTTTAAAGAAATGCAAACTTCTATTAACCTGAAACTGAGGTCCTTCCCTTTAACTTTATCTGTTATGATATTTTCTTATTAGCAATCTACATTTGACTTTTGcaatgccttttttttcttttctttcttttttctttctttttttttaccttgtacTAATTTCAGCTTGACTTCAGTGTAGATGTCTGTTCCAGTTCTCGTCACTCCACACCAGTATTTTCCAGCATCCGTATATTGAAGATCAAAGATAGTTGTTGTGAAGATTCGTGCACTGGTGTCATCATAAATTGAGTATTTGGTTTTGCTTGCTTGTGATGTTGTGATGAGAACATCACTGTTGCCACAGTCGTTCTTACATAGGTACTTCTCATGAGATACATAACTCTGATCATAAGAGCAGGAGACATTAACCTCTCTCCCCACATATCCAGTCACATGGATCATCCCCACTGCACTGGTCACACATCTCAGAGAAACTAAGAAGACAAAATATAATGTGAAAAGATCACGTTTTACTTTGTCAGGTCAGCTTTCTTACTAGCAAATTTAGTGCTGTTTAAAGAAATTAGAATACACGTCATCACATACTGTTCCTTAATACTAAaacatacatttattttttagtatACAGCTGGCTTTAATCTTTATCTGTTTACTTATTCAAATACTTACTGCAGAAGATGAACAGCAGACTTTGAATGCTCCACATCTTTGCTCATCGAAATAGAAACGTAACAGGAAATATTTTCAGTACTGAAAAGCTTGTGCAGACACTAGGAGCATTTCATGTCATAGCAATATGAGGGGAGGGGTGGAGGTAGAGTATCAGCACATTAACATTCTTAGATGGCAGTTCATATAACGGTATTTTAATAGTTTGTAAAATAGCTGACATATGACATCTAGTGGTTTAAGAAGTGCTTGCATCAAAAGAGTTAAGTAATAGTATTTAACTATATTTAGTAGGGGTAGGGGAAAATTTTATACAGTACAATATTGTGATATTTTCTGCGGTGATATTATATTGATACAGGGACACCAAATActgacatatttttttttttttaaattctcttgGAATAACGAAAACAGGAGGGCTCATCTCATGCACCTCCTGAAATAATGTTTGGCGAGCAAACTTATATTGATTATATCAACTCAACCAAAAAGGCATCCAACACACTTGTCTTGCCAAACTTACCTCCTAATTCAAAGCAAGCTATTGCTCTGTCACACTAAAGTAAAAATAGGCCCAGAATCTCCTTTCACCtgaaggacaaaaaaaacaaaacaacaaaaaatgtgtCTGGCTTGTGACTGTACTAAATTTTTTCCTATTCTCCAACTGATTGCAAGTTGTAGTGATGAAATGGTTGCCCAGAGTTTAAGATAATATGAGATAagatttttaagtttttaagaGTGTTGCACACTCATGGCCACTTTATATTACAAGATGATTGGACAGATCTtctgacagagacacacaactaAAGATTTTCACTCTctaaaaaaatgcaacaaatactataaaTTCAGACAGATTGCCAACGTGTTTCCAGCAGTGAAAATTGGTCTTTGTCAGTGTGCACAATTTGAGGAGGCTTGACTAAATTGGCTGCCAGCTGGTTGTATTCTGGTCATCGTCCTACAGAACAGGGAGGCTGCTCAGCATatcagaaaatgttaaaaattggAATAATATATCATGAGTGAAGTGATAATATCATATTGTGGGGTGACACACTTTTTCACTCTTTCATCCACCTCTCCAGCTTGTGAGTTATCTGTTTTAAGGTGCACATTTGAGAGTTATACCAGggagtcaagtacttctgatttgaggctctTTTTCACAGCAACTACAGTATCTAGAGTGTTGAAGTAAAAATTTTCCACTCTACTCGTCTTGCAGAAGACAAAGGGGAGAACAACTTTTCTCTTCtcaataaaacatttaacaacTCGTCATCCGTTGTCCCCCACTCTTTCTGGATGTTACATCTTCTGACATGACATCTGCCCTCACACCCATCCAACATTCAATTACTGACATTTAATCACCTGATGTCCAGAAAAATTGTGCAAAAATTTGTATGAAAAAAGTTGAGTGTTTATTGGTATCTATCATCATGCAAAATTTGAATATGATATGTTAAAAAACAAGACATACAGACAAACaagcagacacaaaaacaaaaaaggattaCATATTCACACCCTTTGgtgaacaaaaaaataacagtcaATTCTATTCAAATGTTGCAGCACTGAGGAAAATCTGCAATCGTTTTTGTCATTATACGTTTTTTTCATTGACTTTCTATTAAAGTAACATGCTGACAGTTAAGAATTAGTGTAAACACTGTGCTAggtaattttatatattttaaggtaTATGTTTTCAACTAAAGTCATTTTTCAAATTTAATGGAGATATCTATAATGTTtgtctatatttatttattaaaaagagGAACATCCTTTGTCTTTTAttcacatcttttttttgtcatccGGAAAGTCCATCAATGTTCATCCCAGAAAATTACTAATACACCTAAACTTTCTTTGGTATACTCCATCCTCCGTCATTTAAGTCATCATTTCATAAagttagtaaatttaataacaAGCTTTACAATTAACATATAAGAAACCAACACAATACCAATTATTGGGTGATGCAATCTGAAGTCAACATTTATTTCAAATATTGCACTATAAACACTGTATTCAGTGTTACACTAACACCAGGAGGGAGCTCACTGTGACACAATATCCAGTAAAAAGGAAGGAAGTTGTTTTAGAGGAAAGGTCTGGATGGGTTTGAATAACTGCATATAACTGCTCAAAAAAGACAACAGAGACCAATGAACAGTACATGCTGCAGAGACCTTGATTACTGATGGACACATTTTGGATTTCCCTCCCCTCCCCTATCACTGCAGGCAAAGTAGGATTATTGACTTACAGTTGCAAACCTCTGCCAGTGAGTCAAGTTGGAGTTTCATTCCTCAgtgtcaaaaagaaaaatgtgcagataattaataaaaataggaGATATAATGAGCATCCAGCTGTGCCACATGCTGAACAAACTTTGCATATTAAACACAACTAACAGCAAGTTTTCTTGCATCCCATATATTCATAATTAAATGTGTTGTAGGCACACGACCCTATTAAGACTTAGGACTTTAGTTTTCTTACTCCACTTCTTGCTGTACCCATCACCtactctgaggtgtttgacTTGGGGTTACTTTGTTCACGGTGACCTCAGTtgctgaaaacataaaaaaatacatgtggttattttttcttacacattGTAGTGTAAAGGTCTGTGAGTATATatgattaaataataaataactaaCACTCATCAGTAGCAGCACAGGGGGTATTGTGTAAACCACACAAAGTCCTGAATCTGAAAAATAGAAACCAAAACAGAAAGAAGTGGACACTTcctcaaaaaaatgaacataACAAACTTTCAAGGACATAACAGCAAAACATGTTTTGACATATTGGCTTAAATTTACTTTTACTTAAAGTAACCATGAAGCCATTACTATAACCAAAGCCAAACATTTATTCTAACTCCTATTGTGGAAATATACTTGTTCTCACAACACTTTTGTTACTTAGGGGATTTTTGCAGGAAAGTAGGGCCAAGACAGCAGGGTCTTTCTCACAAATACCCAACCAGAGTATTTGCAGAAGATGATATTACAGATATTCTTAGTCAACTCTCTGCAGTATTATTGTGAACTGGGCAAGCACAGCACACAGTTCCAGCCTGGGCACATTGCTGTTTTCTTAGAGCAACTAGATCTAGCAGCCAAGATGGTCTAAATGTGGAGGACATGTTGTTTTTTGCCATTGCTCTAGTAGAAACGGTAACACCTCATAACACGACCCCTGAATAAGGCTCAAGTACCCTGTACTTATGTGCATTTTGCGGGCAACAAGTCAGGTTTTTGCAGGAAACAGTGAAACATTTATGATGTAAGACCAGCCATTAAGACGGAAGTACCCTATACTTGGATGCAGTTTGCAGGCAACAAGGTGCAAGACTAAGGTGTATTAGAGAACATAGGCTAGCATACATACATCTGACCACCACCATGCCAGAGTATATTTAGATGTTGTTTGTGCAGACCAGAGCGAAGACCAGCACAGAGATGGGGAACTGAAACCAGGGTGAAGGTTGGATTGACCACAGATGTGAAGAAGTGAAATCAGGGTGAAGGTTGGATTGAGTGGAGAGATGGGGACATATAACCAGGGTAAAAGTCATTATAAAGAAATAGGAGAGGCAAGTTCCTAATCCAGATGTGACCTTGTCTGACCAGTGGAAAGAAGAGTGAGAAGAGGTTGTGACCAGCCCGTCCGTGAACGAGGGAACGCCAAGTCTAAACCAAGGCCTCTCTCCAACAGTTTTGATTAATTAGATTGAAGCACAATTCAATCTATAATCCTGTGTAATGATAAATTAGGCTCATTCTCTTTTAGGAAGCTGGGTGCAGCTAACTGCTTACAAACTATGGTTTTTTGACTGAGGGAAAACTGCTTGAGGCAAATAAATACTTAAAGATTGAATTCAGACAACGTCCCCCTTTTATCTCAGAAGAAAAGAATCCTCAACAAGAGACGCAAATTGTACTTTAAATAATTTAAGTATCGTAGCTAAATAAGTACTGCTTGAGTCATTTTCTGCATAATGGACATTTAACTATTCAACTGACTTTATATATTACCTATACAATTAATACAGTGATAATAACTTTTCTCCATTTCTTATTGAAAATTATACATTGATAGGTACAATCAAACTTTGGAGAGCATAGGCATCATCTGAGCATATAAAATGGAGACAAGCTGAGTTATTTTCATTAAACTTGAATTAAAAAAGAACATGAAACAATACATTACCATACAAAACAATGCTTACACTCAGAACCACCATAGAATTCAAtttgaaaaatgtcttttaGTTTGCAAATGTCCAAAAACTTCCTCAGACTGTCAGCGTACATTCGTCGTGTTGGTTTATACGAGCTTTTAGCTAagattctgaggtttctgtgAATACCACACATGTCGATATTTGCATAAAAGACTTGATGGAGGGTTAAACTGCAATTCTTTATTGGTAGATTTCATAACGTCTACCAATAACAAAAAATGCTTTTCACGCTGATAAAATTTgtattgaaaacaaaacaaggaaatTACTGCtatgcattatttttttttaaagaatggtTAGGGGGACAAAAATatatctaaaataaaataaaaatggttgTCACATATACACAcgtaaaaataaacacataacatttatttaaataaagtaaGCAATATGCTTACAATATATTTTACGACGTTCAGCTGCTACTTGTGATACTAAATGTTTAGAATTCTGCTTCACGGTGCATTACTTAAGGTAAAACAACATAGACGTGTTGAGAGAGgtgttgttttaataaaattttCTTATAAATACAAAATCTGTTAACACATGTAATGTTGATTTTTGTATAATGTATTCAGGTGACCATAGAAAGACTATTAAAACAATTATTATTGCTTCACAGATTTCCCAGGGtgttttcagattttcaatAAAAACACTTAATGTTTGGTAGCTCCAGTTTCCACATCCTTTATCCAATATATCCACCATCCCTCTTCTGCACTTCTGCACCTT
This sequence is a window from Oreochromis niloticus isolate F11D_XX linkage group LG6, O_niloticus_UMD_NMBU, whole genome shotgun sequence. Protein-coding genes within it:
- the LOC102077250 gene encoding polymeric immunoglobulin receptor isoform X2; its protein translation is MWSIQSLLFIFCISLRCVTSAVGMIHVTGYVGREVNVSCSYDQSYVSHEKYLCKNDCGNSDVLITTSQASKTKYSIYDDTSARIFTTTIFDLQYTDAGKYWCGVTRTGTDIYTEVKLKLVQDSCCDTVTKVQSYEGHSESVSCRYESQYQNSLKYICRGNRPSTCLQQALITSDTKQNARFRLDDDKVSGTFTVTINSLTRNDSGSYLCGVQRNSELDVFSAVELEVEEWCCVKSTKINGTAGHPLTLQCPYPPQHWDNRKFLCKGDHRNNCSDMVASQSRFTLQDDAASSSFIVRITKLEAADGGTYWCGSDSQWRFGNYTKIELSVCLHCTSNVSLGTTAETQRTQIPDSALCVVHVAPSVLLLMSVLVICCL